The proteins below are encoded in one region of Metallibacterium scheffleri:
- a CDS encoding quinone-dependent dihydroorotate dehydrogenase, with the protein MSKPDSFAGGGAYALARSLLFRLDAEHAHALTLGALDGLQRLHLAHWLAPAIPPLPVRAFGLDFPNPVGLAAGLDKNAAHVDGLAAMGFGFIEVGTVTPRPQPGNPRPRLFRLPGQQALINRMGFNNDGVDALLRNLDRAQYRGVLGINIGKNKDTPNAQAADDYLHGLQRVHAQASYIAVNISSPNTAGLRDLQAHAALDALIGRLREAQERLGAQAGARKPMLLKIAPDLDGRDMDDIAEVLQRHGIDGLICTNTTLARDGVAGAAHAQESGGLSGVPLRARADSVLRGMRARLPGIEIIGTGGIDDGTAAVQKVAAGACLVQLYTGLIYRGPALIAECVQALREAADAARAH; encoded by the coding sequence CTGGGTGCACTCGATGGGCTGCAGCGCCTGCATCTGGCACATTGGCTGGCGCCCGCGATTCCGCCGTTGCCCGTGCGCGCGTTCGGCCTCGACTTTCCCAACCCCGTCGGCTTGGCCGCGGGCCTGGACAAGAACGCCGCGCACGTCGACGGACTCGCGGCCATGGGCTTCGGCTTCATCGAGGTAGGTACCGTCACGCCGCGGCCGCAGCCTGGCAACCCGAGGCCGCGCCTATTCCGCCTGCCCGGTCAACAGGCCCTGATCAACCGCATGGGCTTCAACAACGACGGCGTCGATGCACTGCTGCGCAACCTCGACCGGGCGCAGTATCGCGGCGTGCTCGGCATCAATATCGGCAAGAACAAGGACACCCCCAACGCACAGGCAGCGGACGATTACCTGCATGGCCTGCAGCGCGTGCATGCCCAAGCCAGCTACATCGCGGTGAACATTTCCTCGCCCAATACGGCGGGATTGCGCGACCTGCAGGCGCACGCGGCACTGGATGCGTTGATCGGCCGACTGCGCGAGGCGCAGGAACGCCTCGGCGCGCAAGCCGGCGCACGCAAGCCCATGTTGCTGAAGATCGCCCCGGATCTGGATGGGCGCGACATGGACGACATCGCCGAGGTATTGCAGCGCCACGGCATCGACGGGCTGATCTGCACCAACACCACGCTGGCGCGCGATGGCGTGGCCGGCGCGGCGCACGCGCAGGAAAGTGGCGGACTCTCGGGCGTGCCCTTGCGGGCGCGCGCCGACAGCGTGCTGCGCGGCATGCGCGCGCGTCTGCCGGGCATAGAGATCATCGGCACCGGCGGCATCGACGATGGCACCGCGGCCGTGCAAAAAGTCGCCGCCGGCGCGTGCCTCGTGCAGCTTTATACCGGCTTGATCTATCGGGGCCCGGCGCTGATCGCCGAATGCGTGCAGGCGCTGCGGGAGGCCGCTGATGCAGCCCGCGCGCATTGA
- a CDS encoding pseudouridine synthase — protein sequence MTAPTRTLLSLKRQAAADHGPRLEERLHKVLANAGLGSRRMLEQRIEQGEVRVNNEVATIGTSVGAGDRVELDGHAYVVASDRREDAEVLMYHKPEGEVITREDPEGRPTVFDNLPRLKGSRWIAVGRLDLNTTGLLLLTTDGDLAHALMHPGTALEREYLCRVHGEVPDEVLAQLSAGIELEDGPARFEEIAPISRGGSHSWFRVILREGRNREVRRLWESQGLMVSRLKRIRYANIELPRLLRRGHSQALDAAAVSALRALAGMGAPQPTLTLQPVLHQRRAQRNGVKVRAERAQAWAAGSDEGRELAAFDRVRDDHRDARRRGTGPKREVNGNVMRADRTPGARKPRAFSPGQELPAVRQWVAGEDRPGRGGPRRGAGAHMEKGPWLPASRGHGGHGAGPSGERTARPFDAARGPRRGGERAAPPAGERGPRPGGERAARPFNGERGARPFAGERGPRPGGERARPSSGERGPRPGGERRPRNDAPRGPRPPGRGR from the coding sequence ATGACCGCGCCCACGCGCACCCTGTTGTCACTCAAACGCCAGGCCGCAGCCGACCACGGACCGCGCCTCGAAGAACGCCTGCACAAGGTATTGGCCAACGCCGGACTGGGCTCGCGCCGCATGCTGGAGCAACGCATCGAGCAAGGTGAGGTACGCGTCAACAACGAAGTCGCCACGATCGGCACCAGTGTCGGCGCCGGCGATCGCGTCGAGCTTGATGGTCACGCCTACGTGGTCGCCAGCGATCGCCGCGAAGACGCCGAAGTGCTGATGTATCACAAGCCCGAGGGCGAGGTGATCACCCGCGAGGACCCCGAGGGCCGGCCCACCGTATTCGACAACCTGCCGCGCCTGAAAGGCTCACGCTGGATCGCCGTCGGCCGCCTCGACCTCAACACCACCGGCCTGCTGCTGCTGACCACCGATGGCGACCTGGCGCATGCACTGATGCACCCCGGCACCGCGCTCGAGCGCGAATATCTGTGCCGCGTGCACGGCGAGGTTCCGGACGAGGTCCTGGCGCAGCTCAGCGCCGGCATCGAGCTCGAAGACGGCCCCGCGCGCTTCGAGGAAATCGCCCCGATCAGCCGCGGCGGCAGCCATAGCTGGTTCCGTGTGATCCTGCGCGAGGGCCGCAACCGCGAAGTGCGGCGCCTGTGGGAATCGCAGGGCCTGATGGTCAGCCGCCTCAAGCGCATCCGTTACGCCAATATCGAGCTGCCACGCCTGCTGCGTCGCGGCCATTCGCAAGCGCTGGACGCCGCAGCCGTGAGCGCGCTGCGCGCGCTCGCCGGCATGGGCGCGCCGCAGCCGACGCTGACCCTGCAGCCGGTGTTGCACCAGCGCCGTGCGCAGCGCAACGGGGTCAAGGTGCGCGCCGAGCGTGCGCAAGCCTGGGCGGCAGGCAGTGACGAAGGCCGCGAACTCGCCGCATTCGATCGGGTGCGCGACGACCACCGCGATGCACGCCGACGCGGTACGGGTCCCAAGCGCGAGGTCAACGGCAACGTGATGCGCGCTGATCGCACTCCCGGCGCGCGCAAACCGCGCGCATTCAGCCCGGGTCAGGAACTGCCCGCGGTGCGTCAGTGGGTCGCTGGCGAAGATCGCCCTGGTCGCGGTGGGCCGCGCCGTGGCGCCGGCGCGCACATGGAAAAAGGGCCGTGGCTGCCGGCCAGCCGCGGCCACGGTGGACATGGCGCGGGGCCGTCCGGAGAGCGCACTGCACGGCCTTTCGACGCTGCGCGTGGTCCACGCCGCGGCGGCGAGCGCGCGGCACCGCCCGCGGGTGAACGGGGTCCACGCCCGGGCGGCGAACGCGCGGCACGGCCCTTCAATGGCGAGCGCGGTGCACGCCCCTTTGCCGGCGAACGCGGTCCACGTCCGGGTGGCGAGCGCGCCAGGCCTTCCAGTGGCGAGCGCGGTCCGCGACCCGGCGGCGAGCGCCGCCCGCGCAATGATGCGCCGCGCGGACCGCGCCCGCCGGGCCGCGGACGCTGA
- the murB gene encoding UDP-N-acetylmuramate dehydrogenase, with product MQPARIDLPGCTLIEDAPLEAHNTLRVRARSAWLAELADIGALPHLLDLPALRGLPLLALGTGSNVLFTADWPGLIVQLRNSGIEPMGEASGNVILRVGAGESWDALVRWTLAHELVGLENLILIPGTVGAAPIQNIGAYGVEVARSILSVEAWDRAHECFIELPAADCAFGYRDSCFRRAPARWIITAVRFKLARSGALHLDYADIREELARMRIEQPRAVHVAEAVLRLRTRKLPDPALIGNAGSFFKNPQVDAACAATLRAREPGLPQWPQVDGSVKLSAAWMIEAIGYKGLREGDAGISERHALVLVNHGLASGAQLWALAVRVRDAVRTRFGVLLEAEPRVLP from the coding sequence ATGCAGCCCGCGCGCATTGATCTGCCCGGCTGCACGCTGATCGAGGATGCGCCGCTGGAGGCGCACAACACGCTGCGTGTCAGGGCGCGCAGCGCATGGCTGGCCGAACTCGCCGATATCGGCGCGTTGCCGCATCTGCTCGACCTCCCGGCACTGCGCGGCCTGCCGCTGCTGGCATTGGGCACCGGCTCCAACGTGCTGTTCACCGCCGACTGGCCGGGCCTGATCGTACAGTTGCGCAACAGCGGCATCGAGCCCATGGGCGAGGCAAGCGGAAACGTCATTCTGCGTGTCGGCGCCGGCGAATCCTGGGATGCGCTGGTGCGCTGGACTCTGGCGCATGAACTGGTGGGGCTGGAGAACCTCATCCTGATTCCAGGCACGGTCGGCGCCGCGCCGATCCAGAACATCGGCGCTTATGGCGTCGAGGTGGCACGCAGCATCCTCAGCGTCGAGGCCTGGGACCGCGCGCACGAGTGCTTCATCGAATTGCCCGCCGCCGACTGCGCATTCGGCTACCGCGACTCGTGTTTCAGACGTGCACCCGCGCGCTGGATCATCACCGCGGTGCGCTTCAAGCTGGCACGCAGCGGCGCACTGCATCTCGACTACGCCGACATCCGCGAAGAGCTTGCGCGCATGCGCATCGAGCAACCGCGTGCGGTGCATGTGGCCGAGGCCGTGCTGCGCCTGCGCACGCGCAAACTGCCTGATCCGGCGCTGATCGGCAACGCCGGCAGCTTTTTCAAGAATCCGCAGGTTGATGCCGCGTGTGCCGCCACATTGCGCGCGCGCGAGCCCGGTCTGCCGCAGTGGCCCCAAGTCGATGGCAGCGTCAAGCTTTCGGCCGCATGGATGATCGAGGCCATCGGCTACAAGGGACTGCGCGAGGGCGACGCCGGCATCTCCGAGCGCCATGCCTTGGTGCTGGTCAATCACGGGCTGGCTAGCGGCGCGCAACTGTGGGCGCTGGCCGTGCGCGTGCGCGACGCCGTGCGCACGCGCTTCGGCGTGCTGCTTGAAGCCGAGCCGCGCGTGCTGCCCTGA
- the scpB gene encoding SMC-Scp complex subunit ScpB, protein METIQIQRILEAALLASAEPLSSTRLAGLFTEDEGVTAADVARALEALHTDTGTRGVVLAEVASGYRYQVAGDVHAWVARLNAERPTRYSRALLETLSLIAYRQPITRGEIEQIRGVVVSSNMIRTLEEREWIRIVGHRDVAGRPALYGTTRQFLDYFNLKALEDLPPLAEIRDLEELAPQFEFEAAPDRAVNILPAPVEAAGTADATSDFSAASAATHLPLPDATAPAPDPDSKEHLA, encoded by the coding sequence ATGGAAACGATCCAGATTCAACGCATCCTCGAAGCCGCCCTGCTCGCCAGCGCCGAGCCTTTGTCATCGACACGGCTCGCCGGCCTGTTCACCGAGGACGAGGGCGTGACCGCAGCCGATGTCGCGCGAGCGCTCGAAGCGCTGCACACCGATACCGGCACACGTGGCGTGGTGCTCGCCGAAGTTGCCTCGGGCTACCGCTACCAGGTTGCCGGCGACGTGCACGCATGGGTCGCACGGCTCAACGCCGAGCGTCCGACACGTTACTCGCGCGCGCTGCTGGAAACCCTCAGCCTGATCGCCTACCGGCAGCCCATCACGCGCGGCGAGATCGAGCAAATTCGCGGCGTGGTGGTATCCAGCAACATGATCCGCACGCTGGAGGAACGCGAGTGGATCCGCATCGTCGGGCATCGTGACGTGGCCGGCCGCCCGGCGCTGTATGGCACCACGCGCCAGTTCCTCGACTACTTCAACCTCAAGGCGCTGGAAGATCTGCCGCCGCTGGCCGAAATCCGCGATCTGGAGGAACTGGCGCCGCAGTTCGAGTTCGAGGCCGCACCTGACCGTGCAGTCAACATCCTGCCCGCGCCTGTCGAAGCCGCCGGCACGGCCGACGCGACATCCGATTTTTCCGCAGCATCCGCTGCCACCCACTTGCCCTTGCCCGACGCAACCGCGCCGGCGCCAGACCCCGATTCCAAGGAGCACCTCGCATGA
- a CDS encoding segregation and condensation protein A: protein MSTEPAVAGSADAPQGPFKPVPQQQEMPLALVRGQPMLSMPQDLYIPPDALEVILEAFEGPLDLLLYLIRRQNLDVLDIPIAEITRQYMDYIGLMHAMRLELAAEYLVMAAILAEIKSRLLLPRPPDDAAGGESDPRAELVRRLQEYERYKRAAEDLDALPRVERDTSVAHADAGERSVTRVPPAVDLRELLLALKDVLRRAELGGAVAMQRDALSIRERMSDLLRLIEDGAFHAFTEVFKPEQGRLGIVVSFIAMLELIKEGLLDVIQDQPLAPIYLKACSAAV from the coding sequence ATGAGCACTGAACCTGCCGTCGCAGGAAGCGCTGATGCGCCGCAAGGCCCGTTCAAGCCCGTCCCGCAGCAGCAGGAAATGCCGCTGGCGCTGGTGCGCGGTCAGCCAATGCTGAGCATGCCGCAGGATTTGTATATCCCGCCGGACGCGCTGGAGGTCATTCTCGAAGCCTTCGAGGGCCCGCTGGATCTGCTGCTGTATCTGATCCGACGCCAGAATCTGGACGTACTGGACATCCCCATCGCCGAAATCACCCGGCAGTACATGGACTACATCGGACTGATGCACGCGATGCGCCTGGAGCTGGCGGCCGAGTATCTGGTGATGGCGGCGATCCTCGCCGAAATCAAATCACGCTTGCTGCTGCCGCGACCGCCCGACGACGCGGCCGGCGGCGAATCCGATCCGCGCGCCGAACTGGTGCGCCGCCTGCAGGAATATGAACGGTACAAGCGCGCCGCCGAGGATCTGGATGCGCTGCCGCGCGTGGAGCGCGACACCAGCGTGGCGCATGCCGATGCCGGTGAGCGCAGCGTGACGCGGGTGCCGCCTGCGGTGGATTTGCGCGAACTGCTGCTGGCGCTCAAGGATGTATTGCGCCGCGCTGAACTCGGCGGCGCCGTGGCCATGCAGCGCGATGCATTGTCGATCCGTGAGCGCATGAGCGACCTGTTGCGCCTGATCGAGGATGGCGCGTTTCACGCCTTCACCGAGGTATTCAAACCCGAGCAGGGACGGCTCGGCATCGTGGTCAGCTTCATCGCCATGCTGGAACTGATCAAGGAAGGCCTGCTCGATGTGATCCAGGATCAACCACTGGCACCGATTTACCTGAAGGCATGCAGCGCCGCGGTCTGA